A part of Solicola gregarius genomic DNA contains:
- the dapB gene encoding 4-hydroxy-tetrahydrodipicolinate reductase, whose translation MSDAPTKVGVLGARGRMGSQACKAIDAADGLELVAGVDIHDSLAGLTGAHAEVVVDFTRPDVVMDNLKWCIGHGVSAVVGTSGFTDERVEELREMVGDRDDVTVLIVPNFSIGAVLMMRFAAQAAPYFESAEVIELHHPEKVDAPSGTAQRTAELIAGARADAGCGAMPDATASDPSGARGGAVGGVPVHSVRARGLVAHQEVLLGALGETLTIRHDSLDRESFMPGVVAGVRAVSGAERTLTGVVVGLEHVLGF comes from the coding sequence ATGAGTGACGCGCCGACGAAGGTAGGTGTCCTGGGCGCCCGCGGGCGGATGGGATCCCAAGCATGTAAGGCGATCGACGCCGCCGACGGCCTCGAGCTGGTTGCCGGTGTCGATATCCACGACTCGCTGGCGGGCCTGACGGGCGCACACGCCGAGGTGGTTGTCGACTTCACCCGTCCCGATGTCGTGATGGATAACCTGAAGTGGTGCATCGGCCACGGTGTCAGCGCGGTCGTCGGTACGTCGGGTTTCACCGATGAACGCGTCGAGGAGCTCCGCGAGATGGTCGGCGATCGCGACGACGTCACGGTCCTGATCGTGCCGAACTTCTCGATCGGGGCGGTGCTGATGATGCGGTTCGCCGCGCAGGCGGCCCCGTACTTCGAGTCGGCCGAGGTGATCGAGCTCCACCATCCGGAGAAGGTCGACGCGCCGTCGGGCACTGCGCAGCGTACGGCCGAGTTGATCGCGGGAGCCCGCGCGGATGCCGGCTGCGGCGCGATGCCCGACGCTACGGCATCGGATCCTTCGGGTGCGCGCGGCGGAGCGGTCGGGGGCGTACCGGTGCATTCCGTACGCGCCCGTGGCCTCGTCGCCCATCAGGAGGTGCTGCTCGGCGCGCTCGGCGAGACGCTGACGATCCGGCACGACTCGCTCGACCGGGAGTCGTTCATGCCCGGAGTCGTCGCGGGCGTACGCGCGGTGTCGGGTGCCGAAAGAACGCTCACGGGTGTCGTCGTCGGCCTGGAGCACGTACTCGGCTTCTGA
- a CDS encoding metallophosphoesterase: MDPSAANRDRRRDGLRRLAPVRWLHPAQLVRVGAQVAQARMFGAFGARRENEAAQPAEMYDMSLPSEEVWIDYTADVGDGFDATYAVARSIAADPLPGGDPAAPPHGDLLVLGGDETYPVASESNYEARTASVYGAALPDLGPASPAMLAVPGNHDWYDGLTAFLRTFCQGWLADVPLPIPRKGTVRMVDPHRRTSAFVGGWRTVQSRSYFAVRLPYGWWLWGTDIQFDTYIDAPQLAYFAEAATHVGEDDNIIICTAKPTWVDPRGSDTIEQFLGKTLGDRADAVRLICSGDRHHYSRYTRPAPVGPAALVTCGGGGAYLSPTHHLPETVRFGRWADDEGPEFRRTQTFPDAADSRRISRRFWQLPWRNPALTVMLGPVYIVLLWLLAATQPGDGALDRLLGYSLADTRLAPASLPALFGCLLVGAATLGLARPRRDDGWRAVAGVAHGAAHLALLVVATYAVGAVAWPGNAFVASVLLTVVGSAACGIIGANVLATYLFLCQVRRDLHGNELFAGLRVEDFKSYLRLRVGPDGVRIYPVGLRTVPHRWRPSAEGPLLDPVGGSAPELIEEPFTIPPR; this comes from the coding sequence ATGGACCCCAGCGCGGCGAACCGTGACCGGCGACGCGACGGGTTGCGGCGGCTCGCACCCGTCCGATGGCTGCATCCCGCGCAGCTCGTCCGCGTCGGCGCGCAGGTGGCGCAGGCGCGGATGTTCGGCGCGTTCGGCGCCCGGCGTGAGAACGAGGCCGCCCAGCCGGCGGAGATGTACGACATGTCGCTGCCGTCCGAGGAGGTCTGGATCGACTACACCGCCGACGTCGGCGACGGGTTCGACGCGACGTACGCGGTGGCGCGCAGCATCGCCGCGGACCCGTTGCCCGGAGGCGATCCGGCAGCGCCGCCGCACGGCGACCTCCTCGTCCTCGGTGGCGACGAGACGTATCCGGTGGCGTCGGAGTCGAACTACGAGGCGCGCACCGCATCGGTCTACGGCGCCGCGCTTCCCGATCTCGGACCCGCCTCCCCCGCGATGCTGGCCGTGCCGGGAAACCACGACTGGTACGACGGGCTCACCGCGTTCCTCCGGACGTTCTGCCAGGGCTGGCTCGCCGACGTGCCGTTGCCGATCCCACGCAAGGGCACGGTCCGGATGGTCGATCCCCATCGTCGTACGTCTGCCTTCGTCGGCGGATGGCGCACCGTCCAGTCGCGTAGCTACTTCGCCGTGCGGCTGCCGTACGGCTGGTGGCTGTGGGGCACCGACATCCAGTTCGACACCTACATCGACGCGCCACAGCTCGCGTACTTCGCCGAAGCGGCAACGCATGTCGGCGAGGACGACAACATCATCATCTGCACGGCGAAACCCACCTGGGTCGACCCCCGCGGCAGCGACACGATCGAGCAGTTCCTCGGCAAGACCCTCGGCGACCGCGCCGACGCCGTGCGGCTGATCTGCTCCGGCGATCGCCACCACTACTCGCGGTACACCCGGCCCGCTCCGGTCGGGCCCGCCGCATTGGTCACCTGCGGTGGCGGCGGCGCGTACCTCTCGCCGACGCATCACCTGCCGGAGACGGTCCGGTTCGGTCGCTGGGCGGACGACGAGGGGCCGGAGTTCCGTCGTACGCAGACGTTCCCCGATGCCGCGGACTCTCGAAGGATCTCGCGTCGGTTCTGGCAGCTCCCCTGGCGCAACCCGGCGCTGACGGTGATGCTCGGGCCGGTGTACATCGTGCTGCTCTGGCTCCTCGCCGCCACCCAGCCGGGCGACGGCGCGCTCGACCGACTGCTCGGCTACTCGCTCGCCGATACTCGGCTCGCTCCGGCCTCGCTACCTGCGTTGTTCGGTTGTCTGCTCGTCGGCGCGGCGACGCTCGGGTTGGCTCGTCCGCGTCGCGACGACGGCTGGCGTGCGGTGGCCGGGGTCGCGCACGGTGCCGCGCACCTTGCCCTTCTGGTGGTCGCGACGTACGCGGTCGGCGCGGTCGCGTGGCCCGGCAATGCCTTCGTCGCAAGCGTGCTGCTAACGGTCGTCGGGTCGGCTGCGTGCGGCATCATCGGGGCGAACGTGCTCGCGACATACCTGTTCTTGTGCCAGGTCCGTCGCGACCTGCACGGCAACGAGCTGTTCGCCGGCCTCCGCGTCGAGGACTTCAAGAGCTATCTGCGCCTTCGCGTCGGGCCGGACGGCGTCCGCATCTATCCCGTCGGCCTCCGCACGGTGCCGCATCGGTGGCGCCCGAGTGCCGAAGGGCCGCTCCTCGATCCGGTGGGCGGCAGCGCACCCGAGCTGATCGAGGAGCCGTTCACCATCCCGCCCCGCTGA
- a CDS encoding GNAT family N-acetyltransferase has product MSSPTADVSVRVAWADDAPAIARCQVAAWRELYAGLLPQEIIDSLDADEFARKWSASMDKPGDARNRVLVALERAAVRGFAVTAPSSDPDADPIADGEVAEFIVDGAARRQGHGSRLLQACTDTLRADRFTRATWWVASTNDDLRTFVEGTGWAPDGAHRELDLDGSGATTVKQIRLHTSLVADDD; this is encoded by the coding sequence ATGTCCTCCCCCACCGCCGATGTCAGCGTCCGGGTCGCCTGGGCCGACGACGCACCCGCGATCGCCCGCTGCCAGGTCGCGGCATGGCGCGAGCTGTACGCCGGGCTGCTCCCGCAGGAGATCATCGACTCCCTGGACGCCGACGAGTTCGCCCGTAAGTGGTCGGCGTCGATGGACAAGCCGGGCGACGCCCGCAACCGGGTGCTCGTCGCGCTCGAGCGCGCCGCCGTACGCGGGTTCGCCGTCACCGCGCCGTCGAGCGACCCGGACGCCGACCCGATCGCCGACGGCGAGGTCGCCGAGTTCATCGTCGACGGGGCCGCACGCCGTCAGGGCCACGGTTCGCGGCTGTTGCAGGCGTGCACGGATACGCTTCGCGCCGACAGGTTCACCCGCGCGACGTGGTGGGTCGCATCGACGAACGACGACCTTCGTACGTTCGTCGAGGGCACCGGCTGGGCGCCGGACGGCGCACATCGCGAGCTCGACCTGGACGGCTCGGGCGCGACGACCGTCAAGCAGATTCGGCTGCACACCTCGCTGGTCGCCGACGACGACTGA